ACGCCGTTCATGGTGCTGCTCACCGCGCTGGTGACGGTGCTCGCGCGCCGGTCCGGACAGGCCGACTTCTGCGTGGGTACGCCGGTGGCGGGCCGGCTGCTGGAGGAGACCGAGGAAGCCGTCGGCCTGTTCAGCAACATGATCGCGCTGCGCGCCGACCTGTCCGGCGAGCCCGGCGTCGGCGAGCTGCTGTCCCGGCTGCGCACCGAGGTGATCTCCGGGCTGGCCCGGCAGGGTGTGCCGTTCGGGCAGGTGATCGCCGCGGTCGACCCGCCGGAGGACCGCTCGCGCACCCAGCTCTTCCAGGTCATCTTCTCGCTGCACACGCAGACCGCGGGCGGCGCGCCGGGGCTGTCCTGGCAGCCGTTCGGCCAGGCCGCGCCGCAGATCCTGCACGACCTGGTGCTCGACGCCTGGCGCGGGCCCGACGGGCTGGACCTGACCCTGCGCTACGACACCGGCCTGTTCACCGCGGACACCGCGGCGGGCCTGGCCGCCGAGATCGCCGAGCTGGTCCGGGCCATGCCGGCCGACGCGGCACAGCCGGTGTTCGGGGCGGGGGCACGGCATGGGTAGCCACATCGCGTTCTTCAACATCCCGGCGCTCGGGCACCTGTTCCCGACGCTCGGGCTGGTCGCCGAACTGGTGCGGCGCGGGCACCGGGTGAGCTGCACGGCCGGCGCCGACCGCGCGGCGTACGTGGCCGCGGCGGGGGCGCGGGTGATCCCGTACACGTCGACCCGGCCCGGTGACACCGACCCGCACGCGGGCACCCCGGACCGCAGCGAGCACATCGGGCGCAGCCTGCTGAACTTCCTCGCCGAGGCCGAGCACACGCTGCCCCAGCTGGAGCAGCCGCTGCTGGCCGACCGGCCGGACCTGGTGCTGTTCGACCGGATGGCGTTCGCCGGGCACGTGTTCGCGCACAGCCACGGCATCCCGGCGATCCAGCTGTGGCCGATGCTCGTCTCGGCGGGCCCGTGGTCGATCACCGACGCGGCCCCGGTGGACCCGCACCACCCCACCCTCACCGAGTACGCCGGGCGGCTGGAGAAGTTCCTGGCCGACCGGGGGCTGACCACGCTGCCCGCCGAGCGGTTCCTCACCCCGGACGTGGTCCGCCACCTGGCGTTCCTGCCAAGGGCGTTCCAGTACGCGGGCGAGCGCTTCGGTCCGGAGTTCGGCTTCGTCGGGCCGTGCACCATGCCGCGCGCCGGGGACGTGCCCTGGTCGCCGCCGGCTGACGGGTCGCCGGTGGCGCTGGTGTCGCTGGGCACCCTGAACAACCACTGGCCCGACTTCTACCGCCTGGTGTTCGAGGCGTTCGCCGGCACACCGTGGCAGGTGGTGCTCGCGGTCGGGCAGCGGCTGGACCCGGCGTCGCTCGGCCCGCCCCCGCCCAACGTCACCGTCATGCCGGTCGCGCCGCAGCTCGCGGTGCTGGCGCACGCGCGGGTGTTCGTCTCGCACGGCGGGCTGGGCGGCGTGATGGAGGGCCTGCAGGCGGGCGTGCCGCAGGTGGCCGTGGCCCGGACGCTGGAGCAGGACGTCAACGCCGCTCGGGTGGCCGAGACGGGCATCGGCGCCGCGCTGCGGCTGGACGGGCTGACCCCGGCCCTGCTGCGCGCGGCGGTCGACCGGGTGAGCGCCGATCCGGCGATCGCCGCCGGGGTGGCGGCGATGCGTGCCGAGGTGCTGGCCGCGGGAGGTGCGGCGCGTGCCGCGGACCTCGTCGAGTCGTGCCTGCCCGGCCGGGCCGGGGGCAGCGGGGGATAGGCCGTGGCGGGCCGTCCGGCGCCCCCGGACGGCCCGCCACACTCCACATTGGCGGGTCTGCCATCGATTGTTGGGCCGGTTTAAATCAGCCGAACCGGCAGCCGTGAGCACAGATTTGTACGTAAGAAACTTAACTATTTATTGGCATGGTGGTCCCGGCGGCGGGACGCCCCCGCCGCGTCCCCCTTCTCGGGAATCGACGGAGGTTCCACAAGTGATGATCAAACGTAGGCGTGTCGTGGCGGGGCTGGCCGGTCTCGGCCTGGCCGCGGCGAGCCTGGTCGCGGCGGCCGGGCCGGCTTCGGGCGGGATCCCGCCGCGGTGGGTGGGGACCTGGGGGACCGCCCTGACCGCGCCGAGCCTGGCCAACACCGGCAGCAGCCTCAACGGGTTCGCCGACCAGTCGATCCGGCAGATCGTGCGGGTGTCGCTGGGCGGCGAGCAGGTCCGGCTGCGGTTCACCAACGCGTACGGCACCGGCCCGCTCACGATCGGCCACGCCACCGTCGGCCTGCCCGCCGCCCCCGGCTCGCCGACGCTGCAGGCGGGGTCGGTCCGGGAGGTCACCTTCAACGGCGGGTCGGCGTCGGCGACCGTGTACAAGGGTGCGGAGGTGCTGTCCGACCCGGTCGACCTGCCGGTGGCGGGCACGTCCGAGCTCGCGGTGACGATCTACCTGCCGACCCCGACCGGTGCCACCTCCTGGCACTGGACGGCACGGCAGACCTCGTACGTCTACGCCGGGGACCGGGCCGCCGACACCGACGGCACCGGGCAGACCGCGGCCTACAACCACTTCTACTACCTGGCCGGGGTCGAGGTCTCGACCAAGACCGGCCTGGGCACGGTAGTCGTGCTCGGTGACTCGATCAGCGACGGGTCCGGCTCGACGCTGGGCGCCAACACCCGCTGGCCGGACTACCTCGCCACGCGGATCAACAGCACCTGGCCCGCCCTCGGCGACCCCGGTGTGATCAACGTGGCCCTCGCGGGCAACCAGGTCACCAAGGACGGGCTGGCCATCAACAGCCCGGCCCTGGGCAACAGCGCCCTGGCCCGCCTCGACGACGACGTGTTCAACCAGCCCGGCGTGCGCAGCGTGTTCGTCGAGCTGGGCATCAACGACGTGCACCTGTCCGGCTTCACCGCCGAACAGATCATCGCCGGGCTGAAGCAACTGGCCGCGCAGGCCGAGGCCCACGGGCTGCGCACCGTCGTGGCCACCCTCGGCCCGTTCGAGGGCTACGCGACGTGGACGCCGGAGAAGGAGGCCGTCCGCCAGGCGGTCAACACGTGGCTGCGCGGCGACACCGGGTTCGACGGGCTGGTCGACTTCGACCAGATCCTGCGCGACCCGGCCAACCCGAGCAAGGTCCTGCCCGCCTACGACAGCGGCGACCACATCCACCCCAACGACACCGGCGCCCAGGCTCTGGCCAACGCCGTGCCGCTCTGGCTGCTGTGATCA
The Catellatospora sp. IY07-71 DNA segment above includes these coding regions:
- a CDS encoding macrolide family glycosyltransferase translates to MGSHIAFFNIPALGHLFPTLGLVAELVRRGHRVSCTAGADRAAYVAAAGARVIPYTSTRPGDTDPHAGTPDRSEHIGRSLLNFLAEAEHTLPQLEQPLLADRPDLVLFDRMAFAGHVFAHSHGIPAIQLWPMLVSAGPWSITDAAPVDPHHPTLTEYAGRLEKFLADRGLTTLPAERFLTPDVVRHLAFLPRAFQYAGERFGPEFGFVGPCTMPRAGDVPWSPPADGSPVALVSLGTLNNHWPDFYRLVFEAFAGTPWQVVLAVGQRLDPASLGPPPPNVTVMPVAPQLAVLAHARVFVSHGGLGGVMEGLQAGVPQVAVARTLEQDVNAARVAETGIGAALRLDGLTPALLRAAVDRVSADPAIAAGVAAMRAEVLAAGGAARAADLVESCLPGRAGGSGG
- a CDS encoding SGNH/GDSL hydrolase family protein encodes the protein MIKRRRVVAGLAGLGLAAASLVAAAGPASGGIPPRWVGTWGTALTAPSLANTGSSLNGFADQSIRQIVRVSLGGEQVRLRFTNAYGTGPLTIGHATVGLPAAPGSPTLQAGSVREVTFNGGSASATVYKGAEVLSDPVDLPVAGTSELAVTIYLPTPTGATSWHWTARQTSYVYAGDRAADTDGTGQTAAYNHFYYLAGVEVSTKTGLGTVVVLGDSISDGSGSTLGANTRWPDYLATRINSTWPALGDPGVINVALAGNQVTKDGLAINSPALGNSALARLDDDVFNQPGVRSVFVELGINDVHLSGFTAEQIIAGLKQLAAQAEAHGLRTVVATLGPFEGYATWTPEKEAVRQAVNTWLRGDTGFDGLVDFDQILRDPANPSKVLPAYDSGDHIHPNDTGAQALANAVPLWLL